The proteins below are encoded in one region of Dama dama isolate Ldn47 chromosome 21, ASM3311817v1, whole genome shotgun sequence:
- the C21H8orf90 gene encoding uncharacterized protein C8orf90 homolog, giving the protein MASPCSGDPSPAGLPPCPVATPGETRGGVWGPAAPQEPPFPDIYGGDAQLWEAHFRGIGRAYRALGKENDFAIRVLTEDFTLPFPFAWPPGPDPARGPLFYDPHDRTGFDFLLRGPGAPPPALLRPLHSAAQAALRKRRLEQLALSYAHAGAGPRPGLVLLAPAPGAAGSAFPGPEAASPSGGAPRLG; this is encoded by the exons ATGGCTTCCCCCTGTTCCGGGGACCCCAGCCCGGCAGGTCTGCCCCCGTGTCCTGTAGCCACTCCAGGTGAGACACGCGGAGGGGTttggg GCCCCGCCGCGCCCCAGGAGCCCCCGTTCCCGGACATCTACGGCGGGGACGCGCAGCTGTGGGAGGCGCACTTCCGCGGCATCGGGCGCGCCTACCGCGCGCTGGGCAAGGAGAACGACTTCGCCATCCGCGTGCTCACGGAGGACTTCACGCTGCCCTTCCCGTTCGCCTGGCCGCCGGGGCCCGACCCGGCTCGCGGGCCGCTCTTCTACGACCCGCACGACCGCACGGGCTTCGACTTCCTGCTGCGGGGCCCGGGCGCGCCGCCCCCCGCGCTGCTGCGGCCCCTGCACAGCGCGGCGCAGGCGGCGCTGCGCAAGCGGCGCCTGGAGCAGCTGGCGCTGAGCTACGCGCACGCGGGCGCCGGCCCCCGGCCCGGCCTGGTGCTGCTGGCGCCCGCGCCCGGCGCAGCGGGCAGCGCCTTCCCTGGGCCCGAGGCCGCTTCCCCCAGCGGGGGTGCCCCCCGGCTGGGCTAG